A genomic window from Paucibacter sp. KCTC 42545 includes:
- the phnE gene encoding phosphonate ABC transporter, permease protein PhnE, with protein MSVNQELLIMPAALRRARRQAMLLMLVLLTLVLASFWSLDLQWGQMFSVGSAQSMGRFLGEFFPPDLSPEFLRRVLWAGVETLAMSALGTLLAVVAGLVLALGAAHPPELAGQPAHWQRRPLRWLLNALRAIPELVWASLLLIAAGLGPMAGTLALAAHTSGVLGRLFADALENAPADSARALRNQGLGGLKVFCYASLPEVLPQLISYSLYRWENNIRAAAVLGVVGAGGLGQMLSFHLSLFQMGKTATLVGAMLILVLLVDAASDRLRKALA; from the coding sequence ATGAGCGTGAATCAAGAGTTGTTGATCATGCCCGCGGCGCTGCGGCGCGCACGGCGCCAGGCCATGCTGCTGATGCTGGTGCTGCTGACTTTGGTGCTGGCCAGTTTCTGGTCGCTGGACTTGCAGTGGGGGCAGATGTTCTCAGTCGGCTCGGCCCAAAGCATGGGGCGCTTTCTGGGTGAGTTCTTCCCGCCCGATTTGAGCCCTGAGTTTTTGCGCCGCGTGCTATGGGCCGGGGTGGAGACCTTGGCCATGTCGGCCTTGGGCACATTGCTGGCCGTGGTGGCGGGTCTGGTCTTGGCCCTGGGTGCCGCGCATCCGCCCGAGCTGGCGGGGCAGCCCGCCCATTGGCAGCGCCGCCCGCTGCGCTGGCTGCTGAACGCCTTGCGGGCTATCCCTGAGCTGGTCTGGGCCAGCTTGCTGCTGATTGCCGCTGGCTTGGGGCCTATGGCCGGCACCTTGGCGCTGGCGGCGCACACCTCGGGCGTCTTGGGGCGCTTGTTTGCTGACGCGCTGGAGAACGCCCCGGCCGACTCCGCCCGCGCCCTGCGCAACCAGGGCTTGGGCGGCTTGAAGGTGTTTTGCTACGCCAGCCTGCCGGAAGTCTTGCCGCAGTTGATCAGCTACAGCCTCTATCGCTGGGAAAACAATATCCGTGCCGCCGCCGTGCTGGGCGTGGTGGGGGCGGGCGGGCTGGGGCAGATGTTGTCCTTCCACCTGAGCCTGTTCCAGATGGGCAAGACGGCCACGCTGGTGGGCGCGATGCTGATTCTGGTCTTGTTGGTGGATGCGGCGAGTGATCGGTTGCGCAAGGCCTTGGCCTGA
- the dnaE gene encoding DNA polymerase III subunit alpha, which yields MAFVHLRTHTEFSVVDGTLRTDDAAAAAAKDGQVALAIADLANMFGGIKFYNACRKKGVKPILGADCWLEPEGSDKNPSRMLLLVQNKQGYLNLCELLSRGWIQNVQRNQACLKWEWLRELNEGLICLSGAQFGGLGAALLAGDKPRALEWARRFTEIFPNRFYIELQRAGLAGQEALVQASVPFAAELQLPVVATHPIQFLGEDDFEAHEARVCVAEGETLANPKRIKRFLPGQYFRSQADMEALFADIPSAIANTLEIARRCSISLVLGKPQLPNFPTPLLEDGVTPMPMEQYFRQLSYEGLEDRLKMLYPDEAKREAQRARYVERLEFELGTIIKMGFPGYFLIVGDFIKWAKLNGCPVGPGRGSGAGSLVAYVLLITDLDPLQYNLLFERFLNPERVSMPDFDIDFCQGNRDRVIDYVKRKYGLPAVSQIATFGTMAAKAALRDIGRVLGMGYGQVDGIAKLIPAPPGKTVTLAKLPENFDPDKEKVIYARHEAPEINEREAQEEEVAELLKLAARVEGMVRNIGMHAGGVLIAPGKITDFCPQYQQPGSTSAVSQYDKDDVEAIGLVKFDFLGLATLTILELAKDFIVARYPDQKSFAFETIPLDDRRTYKLFSDGLTESVFQFESPGMQRMLKDAKPSRLEDLIALNALYRPGPMDLIPTFVARKHGKEVVEYPHPLTEPVLAETYGIMVYQEQVMQTAQVLGGYSLGGADMLRRAMGKKKAEEMAEHRAIFRKGAAVNGLDEKQADDVFDLMEKFAGYGFNKSHAAAYSLLAYHTGWLKVHYTAEFFAANMTIEMDDTDKLKVLLNDAKLFGIDFEPPNVNLGVHRFEPIMPGDGVFPNWAQPTVSSARPKRINYGLGAIKGTGKGAIDSIVAKRTEGGPFKSFFDFCSRIDRKACNKRVVEALIKAGAFDSLEPDRARLLASVARGYTHAETLEANADQGGLFDFGDSHASSTAEPDLVDVPSWSIKERLTLEKTAIGFYLSGHLFDQSGEEVRRMVRLRIANCTEIREPVQVAGIVSDLRIINGNRGRVALFKLDDKSDSIECVANEELLNSAKELLVDDELLIMRGKVQMDRFSGGFRMNVLEVMDLASARARNGKHFYVPVRTALPPLQDVVKQWPAKRVETEAGTLTQGLKIVTHHFLTGEQEGAEFRIDLGEDSRFWPCDEALARLAQISSSAAAAAAKQAPAAALPPAQIAYE from the coding sequence ATGGCTTTTGTACATCTGCGCACGCACACCGAATTTTCCGTCGTTGACGGCACCCTCAGAACCGATGATGCGGCGGCTGCCGCGGCCAAAGACGGGCAAGTGGCCCTGGCCATTGCCGACTTGGCGAATATGTTCGGCGGCATCAAGTTTTACAACGCCTGCCGGAAGAAAGGCGTCAAGCCGATTTTGGGCGCCGACTGCTGGCTGGAGCCCGAGGGCTCGGACAAGAACCCCTCCCGCATGCTGCTGCTGGTGCAGAACAAACAGGGTTATCTGAATCTGTGCGAATTGCTCTCGCGCGGCTGGATTCAGAACGTGCAGCGCAATCAGGCCTGCCTGAAGTGGGAGTGGCTGCGTGAGTTGAACGAGGGCTTGATTTGCCTCTCCGGCGCGCAGTTCGGTGGCCTGGGCGCGGCGCTGCTGGCGGGTGACAAGCCGCGCGCGCTGGAATGGGCGCGGCGCTTCACCGAGATTTTCCCGAATCGCTTCTACATCGAGTTGCAGCGCGCCGGCTTGGCCGGCCAAGAGGCCTTGGTGCAAGCCAGCGTGCCCTTCGCCGCCGAGCTGCAATTGCCGGTGGTGGCCACCCACCCGATCCAGTTCCTGGGCGAGGACGATTTCGAGGCCCATGAGGCGCGCGTGTGCGTGGCCGAAGGCGAGACCCTGGCCAACCCCAAGCGCATCAAGCGCTTCCTGCCGGGCCAGTATTTCCGCAGCCAGGCCGATATGGAGGCGCTGTTTGCCGACATTCCCTCGGCCATCGCCAACACGTTGGAGATTGCCCGCCGCTGCTCGATCAGCCTAGTGCTGGGCAAGCCGCAGCTGCCCAACTTCCCCACGCCGCTGCTGGAAGACGGCGTCACGCCGATGCCGATGGAGCAGTACTTCCGCCAGCTCTCCTACGAGGGCCTGGAAGACCGGCTGAAGATGCTTTACCCGGACGAGGCCAAGCGCGAAGCGCAGCGCGCGCGCTACGTCGAGCGCCTGGAGTTCGAGCTGGGCACCATCATCAAGATGGGCTTCCCCGGCTACTTCCTGATCGTGGGTGACTTCATTAAATGGGCCAAGCTCAACGGCTGCCCGGTGGGGCCGGGCCGGGGTTCGGGTGCCGGTTCGCTGGTGGCCTATGTGCTCTTGATTACCGACCTGGACCCGCTGCAGTACAACCTGCTGTTCGAGCGCTTCTTGAACCCTGAGCGGGTTTCCATGCCCGACTTCGACATCGACTTCTGCCAGGGCAATCGCGACCGGGTGATCGATTACGTCAAGCGCAAATACGGCCTGCCGGCGGTGAGCCAGATTGCTACTTTCGGAACCATGGCGGCCAAGGCGGCGCTGCGCGATATCGGCCGCGTGCTGGGCATGGGTTATGGCCAGGTGGACGGCATCGCCAAGCTGATTCCAGCACCGCCGGGCAAGACGGTGACGCTGGCCAAGCTGCCCGAGAACTTCGATCCGGACAAAGAAAAAGTCATCTACGCCCGCCACGAGGCGCCAGAGATCAATGAGCGCGAGGCCCAGGAGGAAGAAGTGGCCGAGCTGCTCAAGCTGGCCGCCCGCGTCGAGGGCATGGTGCGCAATATCGGTATGCACGCCGGGGGCGTGCTGATTGCGCCGGGCAAGATCACCGACTTCTGCCCGCAGTATCAACAGCCCGGCAGCACCAGCGCGGTGAGCCAGTACGACAAGGACGACGTTGAAGCCATCGGCCTGGTCAAGTTCGACTTTTTGGGTCTGGCCACGCTGACCATTCTGGAGCTGGCCAAAGACTTCATCGTCGCCCGCTACCCCGATCAGAAGAGCTTTGCGTTTGAGACCATCCCGCTGGATGACCGCCGCACCTACAAGCTCTTCTCCGACGGCCTGACGGAAAGCGTGTTCCAGTTTGAATCCCCCGGCATGCAGCGCATGTTGAAGGATGCCAAGCCCTCGCGTCTGGAAGACCTGATTGCGCTGAACGCGCTGTATCGCCCGGGCCCTATGGACCTGATCCCCACCTTCGTCGCGCGTAAGCATGGCAAGGAAGTGGTGGAGTACCCGCACCCGCTGACCGAGCCGGTGCTGGCCGAAACCTACGGCATCATGGTCTATCAGGAGCAGGTGATGCAGACCGCCCAGGTGCTGGGTGGCTACAGCCTCGGCGGCGCCGACATGTTGCGCCGCGCCATGGGTAAGAAAAAAGCCGAGGAGATGGCCGAGCACCGCGCCATCTTCCGCAAGGGCGCGGCCGTCAACGGCTTGGATGAAAAGCAGGCCGACGATGTGTTCGACCTGATGGAAAAGTTCGCGGGTTACGGCTTCAACAAGTCGCACGCTGCTGCTTACTCATTGCTGGCCTATCACACCGGCTGGTTGAAGGTGCATTACACGGCGGAGTTCTTCGCCGCGAATATGACCATCGAAATGGACGACACCGACAAGCTCAAGGTCTTGTTGAATGACGCCAAGCTCTTCGGTATCGACTTTGAGCCGCCTAACGTCAATCTCGGTGTGCACCGCTTTGAGCCCATCATGCCGGGCGACGGGGTGTTCCCGAACTGGGCGCAGCCCACCGTCAGCAGCGCGCGGCCCAAGCGCATCAATTACGGCCTGGGCGCCATCAAGGGCACCGGCAAGGGGGCGATTGACTCCATCGTCGCCAAGCGCACCGAAGGCGGGCCGTTCAAGAGCTTCTTTGACTTTTGCTCGCGGATCGACCGGAAGGCTTGCAATAAGCGGGTGGTCGAGGCGCTCATCAAGGCCGGCGCCTTTGACAGCTTGGAGCCCGACCGTGCCCGCTTGCTGGCCAGCGTGGCACGAGGCTACACCCATGCCGAAACCTTGGAGGCCAATGCCGACCAGGGCGGCTTGTTCGACTTTGGCGACAGCCATGCTTCCAGTACCGCCGAGCCGGACTTGGTGGATGTGCCGAGCTGGAGCATCAAGGAACGGCTGACGCTGGAGAAGACCGCCATCGGCTTCTACCTCAGCGGCCATTTGTTCGACCAGAGCGGCGAAGAAGTCCGCCGCATGGTTCGCCTGCGCATTGCCAATTGCACCGAGATTCGCGAGCCGGTGCAGGTGGCTGGCATCGTCAGCGATCTGCGCATCATCAACGGCAACCGTGGTCGGGTGGCGCTGTTCAAGCTCGACGACAAGAGCGACTCGATCGAATGCGTGGCGAATGAAGAGCTGCTCAACAGCGCCAAGGAGCTGCTGGTGGATGACGAGCTGCTGATCATGCGCGGCAAGGTGCAGATGGACCGCTTCTCGGGTGGCTTCCGCATGAATGTGCTGGAGGTGATGGACCTGGCCAGCGCGCGCGCCCGCAATGGCAAGCATTTCTATGTGCCGGTGCGCACGGCCCTGCCGCCGCTGCAAGACGTCGTCAAACAATGGCCAGCCAAGCGGGTGGAAACCGAGGCCGGCACCTTGACCCAGGGCTTGAAGATCGTCACCCATCACTTCTTGACCGGCGAGCAAGAGGGCGCCGAGTTCAGGATTGATCTGGGCGAGGACAGCCGCTTCTGGCCCTGTGATGAGGCGCTGGCCCGCTTGGCGCAAATCAGCAGCAGCGCTGCTGCAGCGGCGGCTAAACAGGCGCCCGCCGCTGCCTTGCCGCCGGCCCAGATTGCCTACGAGTAA
- a CDS encoding peptidylprolyl isomerase: protein MPKTHAAFQSAPFCFRAIHTAALSVVAAAALLLAITAPSPAQAATDKSASLTKHNAKTKSKSPSAKKAKPLSSSEVISQSPDSDWRDLDPQNTVAMELPQGQVLIELAPRFAPRHVANIRSLTQQGYYDGLAIVRVQDNFVTQWGDPDGDDPAKARSLGAASAKIPAEFSIPYRGLPLTRMAEADGWAPVTGFVDGFPVAAAPKQNKAWLAHCYGMVGAGRNEAADSSTGAELYAIIGHAPRALDLNITVVGRVLKGMDLLASLPRGSAAMGFYDKPEQRVAIQSARLLADIPASERPALQVMRSDSKSWAQLLDARRNRGGWYVHNPGRTELCGGLPPTRPAKVAG, encoded by the coding sequence ATGCCCAAGACCCACGCCGCGTTTCAATCGGCACCTTTCTGCTTTCGAGCGATTCACACAGCAGCGTTGAGCGTTGTGGCCGCAGCCGCCCTGCTCTTGGCCATCACGGCGCCAAGCCCGGCGCAGGCTGCGACGGACAAGAGCGCCTCGCTGACAAAGCACAACGCAAAGACCAAATCAAAGTCGCCCAGCGCCAAAAAAGCCAAGCCCCTGAGCAGCAGCGAAGTGATCAGCCAGTCGCCCGACAGTGATTGGCGCGACCTGGATCCGCAGAACACCGTGGCGATGGAACTGCCCCAGGGTCAGGTCTTGATCGAACTGGCGCCGCGCTTTGCGCCACGCCATGTGGCCAATATCCGCAGCCTGACGCAGCAGGGCTATTACGACGGCCTGGCCATCGTGCGGGTGCAAGACAACTTCGTCACCCAGTGGGGCGACCCGGACGGCGATGACCCAGCCAAAGCCCGCAGCCTGGGTGCAGCCAGCGCCAAGATTCCGGCCGAGTTCAGCATTCCTTATCGAGGCCTTCCACTGACCCGCATGGCCGAAGCCGATGGCTGGGCGCCGGTCACGGGTTTTGTGGACGGCTTCCCCGTGGCCGCTGCGCCTAAGCAAAACAAGGCCTGGCTGGCGCATTGCTACGGCATGGTGGGCGCAGGCCGCAATGAGGCGGCGGACTCCAGCACCGGCGCGGAGCTTTACGCCATCATCGGCCACGCCCCGCGCGCCCTGGACCTCAATATCACCGTGGTGGGCCGCGTGCTCAAGGGCATGGACTTGCTGGCCAGCCTGCCGCGTGGCAGCGCCGCCATGGGTTTTTACGATAAGCCCGAGCAGCGTGTCGCCATCCAATCGGCCCGCTTATTGGCCGACATCCCTGCCTCTGAGCGCCCTGCCCTGCAGGTGATGCGCAGCGACAGCAAGAGCTGGGCGCAGTTGCTGGATGCGCGCCGCAACCGTGGCGGCTGGTATGTGCACAACCCCGGCCGCACCGAACTCTGCGGTGGCCTGCCACCAACGCGACCGGCCAAGGTGGCGGGCTAA
- a CDS encoding TolB family protein, with protein MNWRQPNRLSLVAAAAALLAAATVGQASEPAGGLATGTAGVAGASVASVAYVSLRGGDPQIWVQNSQGREQVLTQGKSLYAQPALASDGRLAYVARETGRPVVYTMNGDGSAQQRVSAGTDAEMAPSWSPDGRSLAFFALDLQSGKSVLRLVNLQTKASATLAGPSLSMGPAPASWSADGKRLCFLGQDAKGRTQAFVVQHDGSGLKELSSKFAPRGAAWAELSPDGKNVVWVADLREKRSHLIVTDVDTAQSTDLTADVVASHESPRWSADSQYLVFSSTRDDPAGTRTDIHTMKFDGSELRNLSHHPAEDFDPKWSSDGRHIIFASLRSGTSLLYQVDLQGNKTEALAQHASHDMEHSVRPVALLAR; from the coding sequence TTGAACTGGCGCCAGCCAAACCGGCTCAGCTTGGTGGCTGCCGCAGCAGCCCTGCTTGCAGCCGCAACGGTCGGCCAAGCAAGTGAGCCCGCGGGCGGCCTTGCTACTGGCACCGCCGGTGTCGCTGGTGCATCGGTGGCGAGTGTGGCTTATGTGTCCCTGCGCGGCGGCGACCCGCAAATCTGGGTGCAAAACAGCCAGGGGCGTGAGCAGGTTCTCACTCAAGGCAAGTCGCTCTACGCCCAACCCGCTTTGGCCAGCGATGGTCGATTGGCCTATGTGGCGCGAGAAACCGGCCGCCCGGTGGTCTACACCATGAACGGCGACGGCTCCGCCCAGCAGCGCGTATCCGCGGGAACAGATGCTGAGATGGCGCCCAGTTGGTCGCCAGACGGCCGATCACTCGCCTTCTTTGCGCTGGACTTGCAAAGTGGAAAGTCTGTGCTGCGTTTGGTCAACCTTCAAACCAAAGCCAGCGCCACCCTCGCCGGCCCCAGCCTATCCATGGGGCCAGCGCCAGCCAGTTGGTCTGCCGACGGCAAACGGCTGTGTTTTCTGGGCCAGGATGCCAAAGGCCGCACCCAGGCATTCGTCGTCCAGCATGACGGCAGTGGCTTGAAGGAGCTGAGCAGCAAGTTCGCGCCACGCGGCGCGGCCTGGGCGGAGTTATCCCCCGATGGCAAAAACGTCGTTTGGGTTGCCGATCTCCGCGAAAAGCGCTCACATCTGATCGTCACCGACGTTGACACGGCTCAGTCCACCGACCTCACCGCCGACGTGGTGGCCTCGCACGAATCGCCGCGTTGGTCTGCTGACAGCCAATACCTGGTTTTCTCCAGCACCCGTGATGACCCCGCAGGCACGCGCACCGACATTCACACCATGAAGTTCGATGGCAGCGAGTTGCGCAACCTCAGTCACCACCCCGCAGAAGATTTCGATCCGAAATGGAGCAGCGACGGGCGCCACATCATCTTTGCTAGCTTGCGCAGCGGCACCTCGCTGCTCTACCAAGTGGATCTGCAAGGCAACAAGACCGAGGCACTGGCGCAGCATGCCTCGCATGACATGGAACATTCGGTGCGGCCTGTGGCCCTGCTGGCGCGCTAA
- a CDS encoding PEP-CTERM sorting domain-containing protein, with amino-acid sequence MKMKTLAIAGSALVLLISGAQAAPVLSLSPVVSSQLVGNTFSLDVKITGLGSEIVSVFDLNIYFNPAQLKAVSYSLGSGLGGPWTDLGLDPAAPGSPTDSFDLFAFSNLVDPLDSLTDEALAAAQTDDSFVLMTLNFQAIGAGVSQVWFGAGANERDLVGRNALLLQDVQFQDACVAVNSPTGGNNSCNQIPEPNSYALLGLGLFAAFAPTFARRRKED; translated from the coding sequence ATGAAAATGAAAACACTTGCCATCGCCGGCAGCGCGCTGGTCTTGCTGATCTCGGGCGCGCAAGCAGCACCAGTGCTCAGCCTCAGCCCAGTGGTGTCCTCCCAACTGGTGGGCAACACCTTCTCCTTGGACGTCAAGATCACCGGCTTGGGCAGCGAGATTGTTTCGGTGTTCGATCTGAACATCTACTTCAATCCAGCCCAACTCAAAGCCGTCAGCTACAGCCTGGGTTCTGGCTTAGGCGGCCCCTGGACGGATCTTGGACTGGATCCGGCTGCACCAGGATCACCAACAGACTCGTTCGATCTGTTCGCATTCTCCAACCTTGTCGACCCGTTGGACTCGCTGACCGACGAGGCCTTGGCTGCGGCGCAAACGGACGACAGCTTCGTCCTGATGACCCTGAACTTTCAGGCCATTGGCGCCGGTGTCTCGCAAGTCTGGTTTGGAGCCGGCGCCAATGAGCGAGACCTGGTGGGCCGGAATGCACTCTTGCTTCAGGACGTGCAGTTTCAAGATGCCTGCGTTGCTGTCAACAGCCCCACCGGCGGCAACAATAGCTGCAACCAGATTCCCGAGCCCAATAGCTATGCCCTGCTAGGTCTGGGCCTTTTTGCCGCATTTGCGCCGACTTTTGCCCGGCGGCGTAAGGAGGACTGA
- a CDS encoding PhnE/PtxC family ABC transporter permease — protein MPLSLRQPPVGVSSVSLQDPAWRGRLLGLAFAALLLWPMLQLSEFKPWTLLDADNLRVTGRFLADFFPPAHSPEFLLMLAREAWRTVAMATAGLALGLLLAVPLALLATRVLSVSALSGRMAWGSALLRQAVRGLLVLLRSVPELVWALIFVRVVGLGPTAGVLAIALSYAGMLGKVYAEVLESGDATPTQALLRNGSGRLQAFFYALLPQNAAELSSYTVYRWECAIRSSVVLGMVGAGGLGQQLDSAMKMFSGGEVSAILLVFVLLVALADGLGVWLRRSLA, from the coding sequence ATGCCGTTGAGTCTGCGCCAGCCGCCCGTAGGGGTTTCGTCAGTGTCCTTGCAGGATCCCGCCTGGCGCGGCCGACTGCTGGGCCTGGCCTTTGCGGCCTTGCTGCTGTGGCCGATGCTGCAGCTGAGCGAGTTCAAGCCCTGGACACTGCTGGACGCCGACAACTTGCGGGTCACCGGGCGCTTTCTGGCCGACTTTTTCCCGCCCGCCCACAGCCCAGAGTTCTTGCTGATGCTGGCCCGCGAGGCCTGGCGCACTGTGGCTATGGCCACTGCCGGCTTGGCCTTGGGCCTGCTCTTGGCCGTGCCGCTGGCGCTGCTGGCGACGCGGGTGCTCTCGGTCTCGGCCTTGAGCGGGCGCATGGCTTGGGGCAGCGCGCTGCTGCGCCAAGCGGTGCGCGGTTTGTTGGTGCTGCTGCGCAGCGTTCCGGAGCTGGTGTGGGCGCTGATTTTCGTGCGCGTGGTGGGCTTGGGGCCGACGGCCGGCGTGCTGGCGATTGCGCTGAGCTACGCCGGCATGCTGGGCAAGGTCTATGCCGAGGTGCTGGAAAGCGGTGACGCCACGCCCACCCAGGCTTTGCTGCGCAATGGTAGCGGGCGCTTGCAGGCCTTCTTTTATGCCTTGCTGCCGCAGAACGCGGCGGAGCTGAGTTCCTACACCGTCTACCGCTGGGAATGCGCGATTCGTTCTTCGGTTGTCTTGGGCATGGTGGGGGCGGGTGGCTTGGGTCAGCAGCTGGATTCGGCCATGAAGATGTTCAGCGGCGGCGAGGTGTCGGCGATTTTGCTGGTGTTTGTGCTGCTGGTGGCCCTGGCCGATGGCCTGGGTGTGTGGCTGCGGCGGAGCTTGGCATGA